The following coding sequences are from one Salvia hispanica cultivar TCC Black 2014 chromosome 3, UniMelb_Shisp_WGS_1.0, whole genome shotgun sequence window:
- the LOC125209264 gene encoding casparian strip membrane protein 3-like, producing TTKAVPLPLPQPAWKRGVSIFDFILRVCALVAALAATATMGTTDQTLPFFTQFFQFQASYDDLPTFTFFVVANAIASGYLLLSMPFSIVAIVRPHAAGVKLLLLILDTVRLAH from the exons ACCACTAAGGCGGTTCCACTTCCACTTCCGCAGCCGGCATGGAAGAGAGGAGTTTCCATCTTCGACTTCATCCTTAGGGTGTGTGCCCTCGTGGCCGCCCTAGCTGCCACTGCCACCATGGGCACCACCGACCAGACTCTTCCCTTCTTCACTCAGTTCTTCCAGTTCCAAGCCAGCTATGATGACCTCCCCACTTTCAC ATTCTTCGTGGTGGCAAATGCTATAGCAAGTGGCTACTTGCTCCTATCTATGCCTTTCTCCATTGTTGCCATTGTTCGTCCCCACGCAGCTGGAGTCAagcttctcctcctcatccttGATACCGTAAGATTAGCCCACTAG
- the LOC125209265 gene encoding F-box protein At2g27310-like, with translation MLEHFKGKIAALHPDIIQSHILNRLDGPTLASTSCASSQLLSLSSDDLLWRHICNSTWPSTAHPAVRAAISSFPSAHRSFYSDSFPSVSSTRRRRAPHAPPTQLLISAVDVYCDDRLIYSKVKETDTLSGWFQSSPFRIDLVDPKEAVNAPLKFDGACMELARARLRVSWILIDARKRRAVNIASAAAVEARRHWLTEDIQLRYATVVDAGDGEPVQCAAVLTCGGKDGGELQIREISMQIEDMEGKILTGADSLGVIDAAMDGRRMRNEVKAQREAFEMFLRMKIQSRERKQRRERSLDMVCIAAGVAIFVKIGML, from the exons ATGTTAGAGCACTTCAAAGGGAAG ATCGCCGCCCTCCATCCCGACATCATCCAATCCCACATCCTCAACCGCCTCGACGGCCCCACCCTCGCCTCCACCAGCTGCGCCTCCTCCCAGctcctctccctctcctccGACGACCTCCTCTGGCGCCACATCTGCAACTCCACCTGGCCCTCCACCGCCCACCCCGCCGTCCGCGCCGCCATCTCCTCCTTCCCCTCCGCCCACCGCTCCTTCTACTCCGACTCCTTCCCCTCCGTCTCCTCcacgcgccgccgccgcgcccCCCACGCGCCGCCGACGCAGCTACTGATCTCCGCGGTGGACGTCTACTGCGACGACAGATTGATCTACTCGAAGGTGAAGGAGACCGACACCCTCTCGGGGTGGTTCCAGAGCTCCCCCTTCCGGATCGACCTCGTCGACCCCAAGGAGGCCGTGAACGCGCCGCTCAAGTTCGACGGCGCGTGCATGGAACTCGCGAGGGCGCGTCTGAGGGTGAGCTGGATCCTGATCGACGCGCGGAAGAGGCGCGCGGTCAACATCGCGAGCGCCGCCGCGGTGGAGGCGCGGCGCCACTGGCTCACCGAGGACATCCAGCTGCGCTACGCCACCGTCGTCGACGCCGGCGACGGGGAGCCGGTGCAGTGCGCGGCGGTGCTCACCTGCGGCGGGAAGGACGGCGGCGAGCTCCAAATTAGAGAGATAAGTATGCAAATCGAAGACATGGAGGGGAAAATCCTCACCGGAGCCGACAGTTTGGGGGTAATTGACGCCGCCATGGACGGCCGGAGAATGAGGAATGAGGTGAAGGCGCAGAGGGAGGCGTTCGAGATGTTTTTGAGGATGAAGATACagtctagagagagaaagcagaggagagagaggagcTTGGACATGGTCTGCATAGCCGCCGGAGTTgctatttttgtcaaaattggAATGCTTTGA
- the LOC125209267 gene encoding uncharacterized protein LOC125209267: MSRPMLLVCLLLILIITSQFEWRQQLVSDMDTNPAESQKQHQISKREEGVKEKIILSQEKSIQKLNEVVKSLREQLQQCRSSNETTLTHWVRNLSSKASHLCDESNYTTEWDLNHLPSSQSHAPRAKASWVA; this comes from the exons ATGTCGAGACCAATGCTACTTGTCTGTCTGTTGCTGATACTGATCATTACATCCCAATTTGAATGGAGGCAGCAATTAGTAAGTGACATGGATACGAATCCGGCAGAGTCTCAGAAGCAACATCAGATCTCAAAAAGGGAGGAAGGTGTCAAGGAGAAG ATAATCTTGTCACAGGAAAAGAGCATCCAGAAACTGAATGAGGTAGTCAAGAGTCTCAGGGAACAACTACAGCAATGCCGGAGCAGTAATGAAACGACCTTAACCCATTGGGTGCGAAACCTATCTTCCAAGGCCTCACACTTATGCGATGAAAGCAACTACACAACAGAGTGGGATTTGAACCATCTGCCCTCGTCTCAATCGCATGCGCCTCGGGCAAAGGCTA GCTGGGTTGCTTGA
- the LOC125209268 gene encoding probable CCR4-associated factor 1 homolog 11, with the protein MAAESPTNPIQIREVWSDNLESEFAIISDLIDTYPFISMDTEFPGVIFKADRRLPADHYHILKANVDALNLIQLGLTLTDPSGNLPAPGIWQFNFSDFDAAIHPHAPESIELLRSHGIDFDANRSKGIDSVRFAELMMGSGVVCNDAVSWVTFHSAYDFGYLVKVLTGRPLPATLSEFLCVLAAFFGSNVYDVKHLMR; encoded by the coding sequence ATGGCGGCCGAAAGCCCTACCAACCCTATACAGATCAGGGAGGTATGGTCCGACAATTTGGAATCCGAATTCGCGATCATCTCGGATCTAATCGACACCTACCCTTTTATCTCCATGGACACCGAGTTTCCCGGCGTCATCTTCAAGGCCGACCGCCGCCTCCCCGCCGACCACTACCACATTCTCAAGGCAAACGTCGATGCCCTAAACCTCATCCAACTCGGCCTCACCCTCACTGATCCCTCCGGCAACCTCCCCGCCCCCGGCATCTGGCAGTTCAACTTCTCCGATTTCGACGCCGCAATCCACCCCCACGCTCCGGAGTCGATAGAGCTCCTCCGCTCCCATGGAATCGACTTCGACGCGAACCGCTCTAAGGGGATCGATTCGGTCCGGTTCGCTGAGCTGATGATGGGGTCCGGGGTGGTGTGCAACGACGCTGTGAGCTGGGTGACCTTCCACAGCGCCTACGACTTCGGGTACCTGGTGAAGGTCCTGACGGGGCGGCCGCTCCCGGCCACGCTGAGCGAGTTCCTGTGCGTGCTGGCGGCATTCTTCGGGAGCAACGTGTACGACGTGAAGCATCTGATGCGC
- the LOC125209269 gene encoding transcription factor E2FB-like, whose amino-acid sequence MQRKTPLSTSRKQLPFTSMKSPFGGGGGGDYHHFASGDPDQEFSEAVVVNKRPRKTGVAEPEVEPADNNAGPGNVNAPKGPFQTPPPTKSGKQKVSRTKANRAGSLAPMPNVGSPSGNNLTPVGPCRYDSSLGLLTKKFINLIKHAKDGVLDLNKAADTLEVQKRRIYDITNVLEGIGLVEKNLKNRIQWKGLDVARPGEADESAPALQEELENLNIEESRLDDCIREMQETLRGMIEDKGNERWLFVTEDDIKCLPCFKNETLIAIKAPHGTTLEVPDPDEAVDYPQRRYRIVLRSTMAPIDVYLVRY is encoded by the exons ATGCAGCGGAAGACGCCTCTTTCGACTTCTAGAAAGCAGTTGCCTTTCACTTCCATGAAGTCGCCTTttggtggtggaggaggaggcgaCTACCACCACTTTGCTAGTGGTGACCCTGATCAAGAATTTTCTGAGGCCGTTGTTGTCAACAAGCGCCCT CGGAAAACTGGAGTAGCAGAACCTGAAGTGGAACCTGCTGACAATAATGCAGGTCCTGGCAATGTTAATGCCCCGAAAGGTCCCTTTCAGACACCACCACCTACAAAATCAGGAAAACAAAAGGTTTCAAGGACAAAGGCCAATAGGGCCGGATCTCTAGCCCCCATGCCAAATGTTG GGTCTCCTAGTGGCAATAATCTCACCCCTGTTGGTCCTTGTCGTTATGATAGCTCACTAG GTCTCTTGACAAAAAAGTTCATCAATCTAATCAAACATGCAAAAGATGGTGTTCTAGATTTGAATAAAGCTGCAGATACTTTAGAG GTACAGAAGAGGCGTATATATGATATTACTAATGTACTTGAAGGCATTGGCCTTGTAGAAAAGAATCTCAAGAACAGAATCCAGTGGAA GGGTTTAGATGTAGCTAGACCAGGGGAAGCTGATGAGAGTGCACCTGCTCTACAG GAAGAGCTTGAAAATCTAAACATCGAGGAGTCCCGATTAGATGACTGCATAAG AGAAATGCAAGAAACGTTGAGGGGCATGATTGAAGACAAAGGCAATGAAAG GTGGCTTTTTGTCACAGAAGATGATATAAAATGCTTACCCTGCTTCAAG AACGAAACTCTTATAGCAATCAAAGCTCCTCATGGAACTACTCTAGAAGTTCCAGATCCTGATGAG GCAGTTGATTATCCACAGAGAAGGTACAGAATAGTTCTTCGGAGCACAATGGCGCCTATCGATGTTTACCTTGTCAGGTAC